One segment of Mycolicibacterium baixiangningiae DNA contains the following:
- a CDS encoding Rne/Rng family ribonuclease encodes MADSENTQAQDSTDSSQEAQPRERLPERLRVHSLARVLGTTSRRVLDALTELDGRARSAHSTIDKTEAEKVREVLAANGDTPAEAVAVEAPAAEAPAVEAAATAEAPAVPEISEVAVETVEVSVEVAADDQPEPETPDADGLDADEEPESRLILETATVERADYLPLFVAPQPVRFEPVDEDDDDEDEDDDTGASADSDDDDESERPAARRRRRGRRGRGRGRGEQSDENGDLDAADGAEPKTDGQAESDEDTSDDSDDCDDEGSDEDAAGGDGSSRRRRRRRRRKSGASDDSDNASPDDPPNTVVHERPPRERGSKSTDSGDNEIQGISGSTRLEAKRQRRRDGRDAGRRRPPILSEAEFLARREAVQRVMVVRDKVRTEPPHEGARYTQIAVLEDGVVVEHFVTSPASASLVGNIYLGIVQNVLPSMEAAFVDIGRGRNGVLYAGEVNWEAAGLGGQNRKIEQALKPGDYVVVQVSKDPVGHKGARLTTQVSLAGRYLVYVPGASSTGISRKLPDTERQRLKEILREVVPTDAGVIIRTASEGVKEDDIRSDVNRLQERWTQIEAKATEITGKKAGAAVALYEEPDVLVKVIRDLFNEDFSGLIVSGDEAWSTINSYVESVAPDLMPRLTKYEPAGGNDGPDVFAVHRIDEQLAKAMDRRVWLPSGGTLVIDRTEAMTVVDVNTGKFTGSGGNLEQTVTRNNLEAAEEIVRQLRLRDIGGIIVIDFIDMVLESNRDLVLRRLTEALGRDRTRHQVSEVTSLGLVQLTRKRLGTGLIEAFSTPCPHCGGRGIVLHGDPIDNASAGNGRKSEPGTGRRSKRGKKAAKPEEVPVVKVPPHPAGEHPMFKAMAAATGGHPEDDEDSDDDSADETPRILEADAEKVHDAVAEELDDEDFEDSDEDSDEDSDDDSDESEDDEIELDDDDDEDDEDDDIEVIDDDEDSEDDDEDSEDSEDDAPDESDDEPEEDDELEEPEVIAAPVRRPRRRAAARPAGPPSGE; translated from the coding sequence GTGGCCGACAGTGAAAATACTCAAGCCCAAGACTCAACGGACTCTTCACAAGAGGCTCAGCCTCGAGAAAGACTTCCCGAACGCCTGAGGGTGCATTCGCTGGCCCGCGTGCTGGGCACCACCAGCAGGCGTGTCCTCGACGCGCTGACCGAACTCGACGGACGCGCACGTAGCGCGCACTCGACGATCGACAAGACCGAGGCCGAGAAGGTGCGCGAAGTGCTCGCGGCCAACGGGGACACCCCGGCCGAAGCCGTCGCCGTAGAAGCCCCGGCTGCTGAAGCCCCGGCCGTCGAGGCAGCGGCCACCGCCGAGGCCCCCGCGGTCCCGGAGATCTCCGAAGTGGCGGTCGAGACCGTCGAGGTGTCGGTCGAGGTCGCCGCCGACGACCAGCCCGAACCCGAAACCCCCGACGCCGACGGTCTGGACGCCGACGAGGAGCCGGAGTCTCGGCTGATCCTCGAGACGGCCACCGTCGAGCGGGCGGACTACCTGCCGCTCTTCGTCGCGCCCCAACCGGTGCGGTTCGAACCCGTCGACGAAGACGACGACGACGAGGATGAGGACGACGACACGGGCGCGTCGGCCGACTCCGACGACGACGACGAATCCGAGCGGCCTGCCGCACGGAGGCGTCGGCGCGGACGCCGCGGCCGCGGGCGTGGCCGTGGTGAGCAGAGCGACGAAAACGGCGATCTCGACGCCGCCGACGGCGCTGAGCCGAAGACCGACGGTCAGGCCGAGTCCGACGAGGACACCTCCGACGACTCCGACGACTGCGACGACGAAGGATCCGACGAGGACGCCGCGGGCGGTGACGGCAGCTCGCGCAGGCGGCGCCGTCGGCGGCGGCGCAAGTCCGGCGCGTCGGACGACTCCGACAACGCCTCACCTGACGATCCGCCCAACACCGTCGTGCACGAGCGTCCGCCGCGCGAGCGCGGCAGCAAGTCGACCGACAGTGGCGACAACGAGATCCAGGGCATCAGCGGTTCGACGCGGTTGGAGGCCAAGCGGCAGCGCCGTCGTGACGGTCGCGACGCGGGACGGCGGCGCCCGCCGATCTTGTCCGAGGCCGAATTCCTCGCCCGCCGCGAAGCCGTCCAACGCGTCATGGTGGTGCGCGACAAGGTCCGCACCGAACCGCCGCACGAAGGTGCGCGCTATACCCAGATCGCGGTCCTCGAGGACGGCGTCGTCGTCGAGCACTTCGTGACGTCGCCGGCGTCGGCGTCGCTGGTCGGCAACATCTACCTCGGCATCGTGCAGAACGTGCTGCCCTCGATGGAGGCGGCGTTCGTCGACATCGGCCGCGGCCGCAACGGCGTGCTCTACGCCGGTGAGGTGAACTGGGAGGCCGCCGGCCTCGGGGGCCAGAACCGCAAGATCGAACAGGCGCTCAAACCCGGCGACTATGTCGTCGTCCAGGTCAGCAAGGATCCCGTCGGACACAAGGGCGCCCGCCTGACGACGCAGGTGTCGCTGGCCGGCCGCTACCTCGTCTACGTGCCGGGCGCATCGTCCACCGGGATCAGCCGCAAACTGCCCGACACCGAGCGGCAACGGCTCAAGGAAATCCTGCGCGAGGTGGTGCCCACCGACGCAGGCGTCATCATCCGCACCGCGTCCGAGGGTGTCAAGGAAGACGACATCCGCTCCGACGTGAACCGGCTGCAGGAGCGGTGGACGCAGATCGAGGCCAAAGCCACCGAGATCACCGGTAAGAAGGCCGGCGCGGCCGTCGCGCTGTACGAAGAGCCCGACGTGCTGGTCAAGGTGATCCGCGACCTGTTCAATGAGGACTTCTCCGGGCTGATCGTGTCCGGTGACGAAGCCTGGAGCACCATCAATTCCTACGTCGAGTCCGTCGCCCCCGACCTGATGCCGCGGCTGACCAAGTACGAACCGGCCGGCGGGAATGACGGACCGGACGTGTTCGCCGTGCACCGCATCGACGAGCAGCTCGCCAAGGCCATGGACCGCAGGGTGTGGCTGCCGTCGGGCGGCACCCTGGTCATCGACCGCACCGAGGCGATGACGGTCGTCGACGTCAACACCGGCAAGTTCACCGGGTCGGGCGGCAACCTCGAGCAGACCGTCACCCGCAACAACCTCGAGGCCGCCGAGGAGATCGTCCGCCAGCTCCGGCTGCGCGACATCGGCGGCATCATCGTCATCGACTTCATCGACATGGTGCTCGAGTCGAACCGTGATCTGGTGCTGCGGCGGCTGACCGAGGCGCTGGGCCGTGACCGCACGCGCCACCAGGTGTCCGAGGTGACGTCGCTGGGCCTGGTCCAGTTGACCCGTAAACGCCTGGGCACCGGACTGATCGAGGCGTTCTCCACCCCGTGTCCGCACTGCGGGGGCCGCGGGATCGTGCTGCACGGCGATCCGATCGACAATGCTTCGGCGGGCAACGGTCGCAAGTCCGAACCGGGCACCGGCCGGCGCAGTAAGCGCGGCAAGAAGGCTGCCAAGCCCGAGGAGGTGCCGGTGGTCAAGGTCCCGCCGCACCCCGCAGGTGAGCACCCGATGTTCAAGGCGATGGCCGCCGCCACCGGCGGACATCCCGAGGACGACGAGGACTCCGACGACGACTCGGCCGACGAGACGCCCCGCATTCTCGAGGCCGACGCGGAGAAGGTGCACGACGCCGTCGCCGAAGAACTCGACGACGAGGACTTCGAGGATTCGGACGAGGATTCGGACGAGGATTCGGACGACGACTCCGATGAGTCCGAGGACGACGAGATCGAACTCGACGACGACGACGATGAAGACGACGAAGACGACGACATCGAGGTCATCGACGACGACGAGGACTCCGAGGACGATGACGAGGACTCCGAGGACTCCGAGGACGACGCGCCTGATGAGTCTGATGACGAGCCCGAGGAAGACGACGAACTGGAGGAACCCGAGGTGATCGCGGCGCCCGTGCGGCGTCCGCGGCGGCGTGCTGCGGCACGTCCGGCGGGTCCGCCCAGCGGCGAGTAG
- the proB gene encoding glutamate 5-kinase, with amino-acid sequence MTDAPSRHREAVRTARSVVVKIGTTALTTPSGVFDANRLATLVEAIEKRMRAGSDVVIVSSGAIAAGIEPLRLSKRPTDLATKQAAASVGQVALINSWSTAFAHYERTVGQVLLTAHDISMRAQHTNAQRTLDRLRALHAVAIVNENDTVATNEIRFGDNDRLSALVAHLVGADALVLLSDIDGLYDSDPRKSNARFISEVADPGDLDGVVAGRGSTLGTGGMASKLSSALLAADAGVPVLLAAAADAATALSDASVGTVFAPRAERMSSRRFWVRYAAESAGALTLDQGAVNAVVGQRRSLLPAGITSVSGRFYAGDVVELRAPDATMVARGVVAYDATELATMLGRSTSALPADMRRPAVHADDLVAV; translated from the coding sequence GTGACCGACGCGCCTTCCCGGCACCGCGAGGCCGTCCGCACCGCGCGTAGCGTCGTCGTCAAGATCGGCACCACCGCGCTGACCACCCCCAGCGGGGTGTTCGACGCCAACCGGCTGGCCACCCTGGTCGAGGCGATCGAGAAGCGGATGCGGGCCGGTTCCGATGTGGTGATCGTGTCATCCGGCGCCATCGCCGCGGGTATCGAACCGTTGCGGCTGTCGAAGCGGCCGACGGATCTGGCGACCAAACAGGCCGCCGCCAGCGTGGGGCAGGTCGCGCTGATCAACTCGTGGAGCACCGCCTTCGCCCACTACGAACGCACCGTCGGGCAGGTGTTGCTGACCGCACACGACATCTCGATGCGCGCACAGCACACCAATGCTCAACGCACGCTGGACCGGCTGCGGGCCCTGCACGCGGTCGCGATCGTCAACGAGAACGACACCGTGGCGACCAACGAGATCCGGTTCGGCGACAACGACCGGCTTTCGGCGCTGGTGGCCCACCTCGTCGGTGCGGACGCGTTGGTGCTGCTCTCCGACATCGACGGCCTCTACGACTCCGACCCTCGAAAGTCCAACGCGCGCTTCATCTCCGAGGTGGCCGACCCGGGTGACCTCGATGGGGTGGTGGCCGGGCGCGGCAGCACTCTGGGAACCGGTGGCATGGCCTCGAAGCTGTCGTCGGCACTGCTGGCCGCCGACGCGGGCGTCCCGGTGCTGCTCGCCGCTGCCGCCGACGCCGCCACCGCACTGTCCGACGCGTCCGTGGGCACCGTGTTCGCCCCACGCGCCGAACGGATGTCGTCGCGGCGGTTCTGGGTGCGGTATGCCGCCGAATCCGCCGGTGCGCTCACCCTCGACCAGGGGGCGGTCAACGCCGTTGTGGGACAGCGGCGTTCACTGCTTCCTGCGGGCATCACCTCGGTGTCGGGGCGGTTCTACGCCGGCGACGTCGTCGAGTTGCGGGCGCCCGATGCGACGATGGTGGCCCGCGGGGTGGTCGCCTACGACGCGACCGAACTCGCCACCATGCTGGGCCGTTCGACCTCCGCGCTACCCGCCGACATGCGCAGACCGGCTGTCCACGCCGACGACCTCGTCGCGGTCTGA
- a CDS encoding DUF4233 domain-containing protein, whose product MAGTLILEAIVVLLALPVVSLSDGGFKATSGGFLICFAVVLVLLCGVQGRPWALWVNFGLQAVLIAGFLVDAAIGFIGVVFAAVWGLIVYLRAEVRRREQRGLLPGQQSAQD is encoded by the coding sequence ATGGCCGGGACGTTGATCCTGGAGGCCATCGTGGTGCTGCTGGCGCTGCCGGTGGTGTCCCTCTCCGACGGCGGCTTCAAGGCGACGAGCGGCGGCTTCCTGATCTGCTTCGCCGTCGTGCTGGTGCTGCTCTGCGGTGTCCAGGGGCGGCCCTGGGCGCTGTGGGTGAACTTCGGGCTGCAGGCGGTGCTGATCGCGGGTTTCCTGGTCGACGCGGCGATCGGCTTCATCGGGGTGGTGTTCGCCGCCGTCTGGGGGCTGATCGTCTACCTGCGCGCCGAGGTCAGACGGCGTGAGCAGCGCGGGCTGCTGCCTGGCCAGCAGAGCGCCCAGGACTGA
- the rpmA gene encoding 50S ribosomal protein L27 has protein sequence MAHKKGASSSRNGRDSNAQRLGVKRFGGQVVKAGEILVRQRGTHFHPGVNVGRGGDDTLFATAPGSVEFGSRRGRKTINIVPVVRD, from the coding sequence ATGGCACACAAGAAGGGCGCGTCCAGTTCGCGCAACGGTCGTGACTCCAATGCCCAGCGCCTCGGCGTCAAGCGTTTCGGCGGCCAGGTCGTCAAGGCCGGCGAGATCCTCGTGCGGCAGCGCGGCACCCACTTCCATCCGGGAGTGAACGTCGGCCGCGGCGGCGACGACACGCTGTTCGCCACCGCTCCGGGCTCTGTCGAGTTCGGCAGCCGGCGCGGCCGCAAGACGATCAACATCGTTCCGGTCGTTCGGGACTGA
- a CDS encoding cysteine hydrolase family protein produces the protein MSRTSVLIIDMMNTYDHPDADKLIPNAAEIVDPIARLVDEAHHRDDVDLIYVNDNYGDFSAEFTDIVDSALGGARPDLVKPIVPQPGSRLMTKVRHSAFYATPLAYLLRQLQPERVVLTGEVTEQCILYTALDAYVRHFQVVVPPDAVAHIDDGLGEAALKMMEQNMSAELIPAADCLN, from the coding sequence ATGAGTAGGACCTCCGTATTGATCATCGACATGATGAACACCTATGACCATCCCGACGCCGACAAGCTGATCCCGAACGCTGCCGAGATCGTCGATCCGATCGCCAGGCTGGTCGACGAGGCGCACCACCGGGACGACGTCGACCTCATCTACGTCAACGACAACTACGGCGACTTCAGCGCGGAGTTCACCGACATCGTCGACTCGGCCCTCGGTGGAGCACGGCCCGATCTGGTGAAGCCGATCGTCCCGCAGCCGGGCAGCCGCCTGATGACGAAGGTCCGGCACAGCGCGTTCTACGCCACCCCCCTGGCCTATCTGCTGAGGCAGCTCCAGCCGGAGCGTGTCGTCCTGACCGGTGAGGTCACCGAGCAGTGCATCCTCTACACCGCGCTCGACGCGTATGTCCGGCACTTCCAGGTGGTCGTCCCCCCAGACGCGGTCGCCCACATCGACGACGGCCTGGGCGAGGCCGCGCTGAAGATGATGGAGCAGAACATGAGCGCCGAGCTGATCCCGGCCGCGGACTGTCTGAACTGA
- the rplU gene encoding 50S ribosomal protein L21 has translation MASYAIVKTGGKQYKVAVGDVVKVEKLDTEPGASVSLPVALVVDGANVTTKADDLAKVAVTGEVLEHTKGPKIRIHKFKNKTGYHKRQGHRQQLTVLKVTGIK, from the coding sequence ATGGCGAGCTACGCAATCGTCAAGACCGGCGGCAAGCAGTACAAGGTCGCCGTTGGTGACGTGGTCAAGGTCGAGAAGCTCGACACCGAGCCGGGCGCGTCGGTGTCGCTGCCGGTCGCTCTGGTCGTCGACGGGGCCAACGTCACCACCAAGGCCGATGACCTGGCCAAGGTCGCGGTCACCGGTGAGGTGCTCGAGCACACCAAGGGCCCCAAGATCCGGATCCACAAGTTCAAGAACAAGACCGGCTATCACAAGCGTCAGGGCCACCGTCAGCAGCTGACGGTCCTGAAGGTCACCGGCATCAAGTAG
- the obgE gene encoding GTPase ObgE, protein MPRFVDRVVIHAKAGNGGNGCASVHREKFKPLGGPDGGTGGRGGSIVLVVDPQVHTLLDFHFHPHVVAPSGKQGAGSNRDGAAGSDLEVKVPDGTVVLDEEGRVLADLVGAGTRFEAAAGGRGGLGNAALASRSRRAPGFALLGEKGQIRELTLELKTVADIGLIGFPSAGKSSLVSTISAAKPKIADYPFTTLVPNLGVVSAGEHTFTVADVPGLIPGASEGRGLGLEFLRHIERCAVLVHVIDCATMEPGRDPVSDIEALEAELAAYRPTLQGDSTLGDLADRPRAVVLNKIDVPDARELADFLRDEISERFGWPVFAVSTVTREGLRPLIFALWDMVSAYREAQPPVVPRRPIIRPIAVDETGFSVQPDGEGGFVVRGARPERWINQTDFDNAEAVGYLGDRLARLGVEDELLRLGAKPGCAVTIGDVTFDWEPQTPAGVDVQMSGRGTDLRLEQTDRISAAERKIARRERRQSGDEPGGEE, encoded by the coding sequence ATGCCCCGGTTCGTCGACCGCGTCGTCATCCACGCGAAGGCGGGCAACGGTGGCAACGGCTGCGCCTCTGTGCACCGCGAGAAGTTCAAACCGCTCGGGGGTCCCGACGGCGGTACCGGTGGACGCGGCGGCAGCATCGTGCTGGTCGTCGACCCGCAGGTGCACACCCTGCTCGACTTCCACTTCCATCCGCATGTCGTGGCCCCGTCCGGTAAACAGGGCGCGGGCAGCAACCGCGACGGCGCGGCCGGCTCGGATCTCGAGGTCAAGGTGCCCGACGGCACCGTCGTACTCGACGAAGAGGGCCGCGTGCTGGCCGATCTCGTCGGCGCGGGCACCCGGTTCGAAGCCGCGGCCGGCGGTCGCGGCGGCCTCGGCAACGCGGCGCTGGCCTCCCGGTCCCGCAGGGCTCCCGGGTTCGCGCTGCTGGGCGAGAAGGGTCAGATCCGCGAACTCACCCTCGAGCTGAAGACGGTCGCCGACATCGGCCTGATCGGTTTCCCCTCGGCGGGTAAATCTTCACTGGTCTCGACGATCTCGGCGGCCAAGCCGAAGATCGCCGACTACCCGTTCACCACGCTGGTGCCCAACCTCGGCGTGGTCTCGGCAGGGGAGCACACCTTCACCGTGGCCGACGTGCCCGGCCTGATCCCCGGCGCCTCCGAAGGACGTGGGCTCGGCCTGGAATTCCTGCGCCACATCGAACGCTGCGCGGTGCTGGTGCACGTCATCGACTGCGCGACCATGGAACCCGGCCGTGACCCGGTCTCCGACATCGAGGCGCTCGAAGCCGAACTGGCTGCCTACCGCCCCACATTGCAGGGCGACTCGACGCTGGGCGACCTCGCCGATCGCCCACGTGCGGTGGTGCTGAACAAGATCGACGTGCCCGACGCCCGGGAACTGGCCGACTTCCTCCGCGACGAGATCTCAGAGCGGTTCGGCTGGCCGGTGTTCGCGGTCTCCACCGTGACGCGAGAAGGTCTGCGGCCGTTGATCTTCGCGCTGTGGGACATGGTCAGCGCCTACCGCGAGGCGCAGCCGCCGGTCGTGCCGCGCCGCCCGATCATCCGGCCCATCGCCGTCGACGAGACCGGATTCTCCGTTCAGCCCGACGGGGAGGGTGGGTTCGTGGTGCGCGGCGCCCGCCCCGAACGGTGGATCAACCAAACCGATTTCGACAATGCCGAGGCCGTCGGCTACCTGGGCGACCGGTTGGCCCGCCTCGGTGTCGAAGACGAGCTGCTGCGGCTCGGCGCCAAGCCGGGATGCGCGGTGACGATCGGCGACGTGACATTCGACTGGGAACCGCAGACACCGGCCGGCGTGGATGTGCAGATGTCCGGGCGCGGCACCGACCTCCGGCTCGAGCAGACCGACCGCATTTCGGCCGCCGAACGCAAGATCGCCCGGCGGGAGCGCCGCCAGTCCGGCGACGAGCCCGGCGGTGAGGAGTGA
- a CDS encoding NAD(+) synthase has translation MNFFSAYRHGFVRVAACTHTTALADPAGNAKSVLALAHACHDDGVALAVFPELTLTGYSVEDIVLQDALLEAVESALLDIVGRSADLLPVLVVGAPLRHRNRVFNTAVVIHRGRILGVVPKSYIPNYREFYEKRQIAAGDEERGEIRLGGDEVPFGPDLLFAAADLPAFVLHVEICEDMWVPVPPSAEAALAGATVLANLSGSPITIGRAEDRNLYARSASSRCLAAYVYAAAGEGESTTDLAWDGQTMIWENGVCLAQSERFPKGVRRSVADVDVELLRNERVRMGTFDDNRRHHLIDEDSFRRIEFTLDPPADDIGLCREVERFPFVPADPARLEQDCYEAYNIQVAGLEQRLRALDFPKIVLGLSGGLDSTHALIVAAHAMDREERPRSDILAFTLPGFATGERTRNNATRLAAALGVTFETIDIRSTAELMLKEMDHPFSRGEKVYDVTFENVQAGLRTDYLFRLANQRGGIVLGTGDLSELALGWSTYGVGDQMSHYNVNGGVPKTLIQHLIRWVISSKQFDDTVNDVLQSVLDTEISPELVPAGEDEEIQSSEGKVGPYVLQDFSLFQVLRYGFRPSKVAFLAWHAWSDAEHGDWPTGYPESKRPTYSLGEIRHWLQVFAQRFYSFSQFKRSALPNGPKVSAGGSLSPRGDWRAPSDMSARVWLDEIENSIPES, from the coding sequence ATGAACTTTTTCTCGGCTTACCGGCACGGCTTCGTGCGCGTCGCCGCGTGCACCCACACGACCGCTCTGGCCGACCCGGCGGGCAACGCCAAGTCGGTGCTGGCATTGGCACACGCGTGCCATGACGACGGTGTCGCTCTGGCGGTGTTCCCCGAGCTGACGCTGACCGGCTACTCCGTCGAGGACATCGTGCTGCAGGACGCGCTGCTCGAAGCGGTCGAGTCGGCGCTGCTCGACATCGTCGGCCGGTCGGCGGACCTGCTGCCGGTGCTGGTGGTCGGCGCGCCGCTGCGCCACCGCAACCGGGTGTTCAACACGGCGGTGGTGATCCACCGCGGCCGGATCCTGGGCGTGGTGCCGAAGTCCTACATCCCCAACTACCGCGAGTTCTACGAGAAGCGCCAGATCGCCGCGGGCGACGAGGAACGAGGCGAGATCCGGCTTGGTGGTGACGAGGTGCCGTTCGGGCCGGACCTCCTGTTCGCGGCCGCTGATCTGCCCGCGTTCGTCCTCCACGTCGAGATCTGCGAGGACATGTGGGTTCCGGTACCGCCGAGTGCCGAGGCGGCGCTGGCCGGGGCGACGGTGCTGGCCAACCTGTCCGGCAGTCCGATCACGATCGGGCGGGCGGAGGATCGCAACCTCTACGCGCGCTCGGCGTCGTCGCGGTGCCTGGCGGCATACGTGTATGCCGCGGCGGGGGAGGGCGAGTCGACGACGGACCTGGCCTGGGACGGGCAGACGATGATCTGGGAGAACGGCGTGTGTCTGGCCCAGTCCGAACGGTTCCCGAAGGGGGTGCGGCGTTCGGTGGCCGATGTCGATGTCGAACTGCTGCGCAACGAACGCGTCCGGATGGGCACGTTCGACGACAACCGGCGCCACCACCTGATCGACGAGGACTCGTTCCGGCGGATCGAGTTCACGCTCGACCCACCGGCCGACGACATCGGGTTGTGCCGCGAGGTGGAGCGGTTCCCGTTCGTGCCGGCCGACCCCGCGCGGCTGGAACAGGACTGCTACGAGGCCTACAACATCCAGGTAGCCGGACTCGAACAGCGTCTGCGCGCGCTGGATTTCCCGAAGATCGTGCTGGGACTCTCGGGCGGGCTGGACTCCACCCATGCGCTGATCGTGGCGGCGCACGCGATGGACCGCGAGGAACGGCCGCGCAGCGACATCCTCGCATTCACGTTGCCGGGGTTCGCGACCGGTGAGCGCACGAGGAACAACGCGACGCGGTTGGCTGCGGCGCTCGGTGTGACGTTCGAGACCATCGACATCAGGTCGACTGCCGAACTGATGCTCAAGGAGATGGACCATCCGTTCTCGCGCGGCGAGAAGGTCTACGACGTCACGTTCGAGAACGTCCAGGCCGGCCTGCGCACGGATTACCTTTTCCGCCTTGCCAATCAGCGAGGCGGCATCGTGCTGGGCACCGGTGACCTGTCCGAGCTGGCGCTGGGCTGGTCGACCTACGGTGTGGGTGACCAGATGTCGCATTACAACGTCAACGGCGGCGTACCGAAGACGTTGATCCAGCACCTGATCCGCTGGGTGATCTCGTCGAAGCAGTTCGACGACACGGTCAACGACGTACTGCAGTCGGTACTCGACACCGAGATCAGCCCGGAGTTGGTGCCTGCCGGTGAGGACGAGGAGATCCAGAGCAGCGAGGGTAAGGTCGGACCCTATGTCCTGCAGGACTTCTCGCTGTTCCAGGTCTTGCGGTACGGTTTCCGGCCGTCGAAGGTGGCGTTCCTCGCCTGGCACGCGTGGAGCGACGCCGAGCACGGGGACTGGCCGACGGGGTACCCGGAGAGTAAGCGGCCGACCTACTCGCTCGGTGAGATCAGGCACTGGCTGCAGGTGTTCGCCCAGCGGTTCTACTCGTTCAGCCAGTTCAAGCGGTCGGCTCTGCCCAATGGCCCCAAGGTATCCGCCGGCGGCTCACTGTCCCCGCGCGGCGACTGGCGCGCGCCGTCGGACATGTCGGCACGGGTGTGGCTCGACGAGATCGAGAACTCGATCCCGGAGAGCTGA
- the ndk gene encoding nucleoside-diphosphate kinase, whose amino-acid sequence MTERTLVLIKPDGVQRHLVGEILGRIERKGLTIAALELKTVSDDLARSHYAEHEGKPFFGSLLEFITSGPVVAAIVEGPRAVAAFRQIAGATDPVEKATPGTIRGDLALVTQDNLVHGSDSPDSAVREIELWFPGR is encoded by the coding sequence GTGACTGAGCGGACCCTGGTTCTGATCAAGCCCGACGGCGTGCAACGGCACCTCGTCGGGGAAATCCTCGGACGGATCGAGCGGAAGGGCCTGACCATCGCGGCTCTCGAGCTGAAGACGGTCAGCGACGATCTGGCGCGGAGCCATTACGCCGAGCACGAGGGCAAGCCGTTCTTCGGTTCGCTGTTGGAATTCATCACCTCCGGGCCCGTGGTCGCCGCGATCGTGGAGGGCCCGCGCGCCGTGGCCGCGTTCCGTCAGATCGCCGGCGCCACCGATCCCGTAGAGAAGGCCACACCCGGCACCATCCGCGGTGACCTGGCCCTGGTGACCCAGGACAACCTGGTGCACGGCTCCGACTCGCCGGACTCCGCGGTCCGCGAGATCGAACTCTGGTTCCCCGGCCGCTGA
- a CDS encoding NAD-dependent protein deacetylase, producing the protein MESPELVALLAGRRVAVLTGAGMSTDSGIPDYRGPDSPPSNPMTIQQFTSDPAFRQRYWARNHVGWRHMAATLPNAGHRALAALERSGVVSGLITQNVDLLHTKAGSRNVVDLHGTYARVICLDCSHTMARAALAELLEAANPGFLERAEAVGGIAVAPDADAVIGDTGSFRIVDCPACGGMLKPDIVYFGESVPKPRVEQAFAMVEDADVLLVAGSSLTVFSGYRFVRHAAARQMPIAIVNRGPTRGDDLATVKLDNGCSPMLALLADELPALARSA; encoded by the coding sequence GTGGAATCACCGGAACTGGTCGCGCTGCTCGCCGGCCGCCGCGTCGCGGTACTCACGGGCGCGGGAATGTCGACCGACTCCGGTATCCCGGATTACCGCGGACCCGACTCCCCGCCCAGCAATCCGATGACCATCCAGCAGTTCACATCCGACCCGGCGTTCCGCCAGCGGTACTGGGCACGCAATCACGTCGGCTGGCGGCACATGGCGGCCACCCTGCCCAACGCCGGCCACCGTGCGCTGGCCGCCTTGGAGCGCTCCGGGGTGGTCAGCGGGCTGATCACCCAGAACGTGGATCTGCTGCACACGAAGGCCGGCAGTCGGAACGTCGTCGACCTGCACGGCACGTACGCGCGGGTGATCTGCCTGGACTGCAGCCACACCATGGCGCGCGCGGCTCTCGCCGAACTGCTCGAGGCGGCCAACCCCGGCTTCCTCGAGCGCGCAGAAGCGGTGGGCGGGATCGCGGTCGCGCCGGACGCCGACGCCGTGATCGGCGATACGGGCAGCTTCCGCATCGTCGACTGCCCGGCCTGCGGCGGCATGCTCAAACCCGACATCGTCTACTTCGGGGAGAGCGTGCCCAAACCGCGGGTGGAGCAGGCCTTCGCGATGGTCGAGGACGCGGACGTGCTGCTGGTGGCGGGCTCGTCGCTGACGGTGTTCTCCGGCTACCGGTTCGTCCGGCACGCCGCGGCCCGCCAGATGCCGATCGCGATCGTCAACCGCGGCCCCACCCGCGGGGACGACCTCGCCACCGTGAAACTCGACAACGGCTGCTCACCGATGCTGGCGCTGCTGGCCGACGAACTGCCCGCGCTGGCGCGTTCGGCTTAG